A single Curtobacterium sp. MCSS17_015 DNA region contains:
- a CDS encoding leucyl aminopeptidase, with the protein MVRPTLSTTSSSPASVDADVLVVGVRPGTDGGPATLAPSAAGTVAGLEQLDLGAVGATGAKDQLVRIPGGAPAGVAAGGIALVGLGSATGPAAVRSAAGSAVRQLPHVAAIALALPTEDDETVAAALEGAALGSYAFTRHKGAGTTGPARGDQRITVVAPASVDADATVRPAIVADAAALVRDLVNTAAGDLGPSDVAEVATAVADGLPLTVEVLDETELEEQGFGGIAGVGRGSVRPPRLVVVRYEPAGATRHLALVGKGITFDSGGLSLKPAASMLGMKTDMTGAATVLAATVAAARLGLDTKVTAWLCLAENMPSGSATRPGDVLTLKNGKTVEVTNTDAEGRLVLGDGMAAASLEQPDAIVDVATLTGAQMVALGDRTTGLMGSDEFVARVRAVADAVAEPVWPMPMPEELDARLASDVADMVNATVGQTAGGMLLAAKFLERFVGTTADGVTIPWAHLDIAGPSENRGAGYGWLGKGATGVMVRTLVALAEDLQSK; encoded by the coding sequence ATGGTCCGACCGACGCTCTCCACCACTTCCTCCTCCCCCGCCTCCGTCGACGCCGACGTGCTCGTCGTGGGTGTCCGTCCCGGCACCGACGGCGGCCCCGCGACACTCGCACCGAGCGCTGCCGGCACCGTCGCCGGCCTCGAGCAGCTCGACCTCGGCGCCGTCGGCGCGACCGGCGCGAAGGACCAACTCGTCCGCATCCCCGGCGGCGCACCCGCCGGCGTCGCCGCCGGCGGCATCGCGCTCGTCGGGCTCGGCAGTGCGACCGGCCCCGCCGCCGTCCGCTCCGCCGCCGGCAGTGCCGTCCGCCAGCTCCCGCACGTCGCCGCGATCGCCCTCGCCCTGCCGACCGAGGACGACGAGACCGTCGCCGCCGCGCTCGAGGGCGCAGCCCTCGGTTCCTACGCGTTCACCCGCCACAAGGGCGCCGGCACCACCGGGCCAGCCCGCGGCGACCAGCGCATCACCGTCGTCGCGCCCGCATCGGTCGACGCCGACGCCACGGTCCGACCGGCGATCGTCGCCGACGCCGCGGCGCTCGTGCGCGACCTCGTCAACACCGCCGCCGGGGACCTCGGTCCGTCCGACGTCGCCGAGGTCGCCACCGCCGTCGCCGACGGGCTGCCCCTCACCGTGGAGGTCCTCGACGAGACCGAGCTCGAGGAGCAGGGCTTCGGCGGCATCGCCGGTGTCGGTCGCGGGTCCGTCCGTCCGCCGCGGCTCGTCGTCGTCCGCTACGAGCCCGCCGGAGCCACCAGGCACCTCGCGCTCGTCGGGAAGGGCATCACGTTCGACTCCGGCGGCCTCTCGCTGAAGCCCGCGGCGTCGATGCTCGGGATGAAGACCGACATGACCGGTGCCGCGACGGTGCTCGCCGCGACGGTCGCCGCGGCACGCCTCGGCCTCGACACGAAGGTCACCGCGTGGCTCTGCCTCGCCGAGAACATGCCGTCCGGATCGGCGACGCGCCCCGGGGACGTCCTCACCCTGAAGAACGGCAAGACGGTGGAGGTCACCAACACCGACGCCGAAGGGCGCCTCGTCCTCGGTGACGGCATGGCCGCGGCCTCGCTCGAGCAGCCCGACGCGATCGTCGACGTCGCGACGCTCACCGGCGCCCAGATGGTCGCCCTGGGCGACCGGACGACGGGACTCATGGGCAGCGACGAGTTCGTCGCCCGGGTCCGCGCCGTCGCCGACGCCGTCGCCGAGCCGGTCTGGCCGATGCCGATGCCGGAGGAGCTCGACGCACGACTGGCGAGCGACGTCGCCGACATGGTCAACGCCACGGTCGGCCAGACCGCGGGCGGCATGCTCCTGGCCGCGAAGTTCCTCGAGCGCTTCGTCGGTACGACGGCCGACGGTGTGACCATCCCGTGGGCACACCTCGACATCGCCGGCCCCTCGGAGAACCGCGGCGCGGGATACGGATGGCTCGGCAAGGGCGCGACCGGCGTGATGGTCCGGACCCTGGTCGCACTCGCAGAAGACCTGCAGTCCAAGTAG
- a CDS encoding PAC2 family protein, whose product MNHPEDLYTLDESAPTVPAGLHLVAALTGFADAGSAVAQITASITGTLETQLVAEFDPDVLLDWRARRPVITFEHDHITAVEPPRLTLHLVRDELGQQFLFLSGYEPDFQWNRFVRAVVDLAEDLQVADTTWVQAIPMPVPHTRSIGMTISGTRADLVESLSVWKPETQAPANVLHLVEHRLAELGQQVTGLVLLVPHYLSDTEFPDAAVAALSGISAATGLIFPTDALREEGREFLSRVDEQVAGNAELQRLVGALEQRHDTYMEGNPVASPLTGADGQVPTADAIAAELERFLADRRTADDD is encoded by the coding sequence GTGAACCACCCCGAGGACCTCTACACGCTCGACGAGTCCGCCCCGACGGTCCCTGCCGGGTTGCACCTCGTCGCCGCCCTCACGGGCTTCGCGGATGCGGGTTCGGCGGTGGCGCAGATCACCGCGTCGATCACCGGCACGCTCGAGACGCAGCTCGTGGCCGAGTTCGACCCGGACGTCCTGCTCGACTGGCGTGCCCGTCGTCCGGTGATCACCTTCGAGCACGACCACATCACCGCGGTGGAACCGCCGCGGCTGACCCTGCACCTCGTGCGTGACGAACTGGGGCAGCAGTTCCTGTTCCTCTCCGGGTACGAGCCGGACTTCCAGTGGAACCGCTTCGTCCGCGCCGTCGTCGACCTGGCAGAGGACCTGCAGGTCGCGGACACGACGTGGGTGCAGGCGATCCCCATGCCGGTCCCGCACACCCGGTCGATCGGCATGACGATCTCGGGCACCCGCGCCGACCTGGTCGAGTCCCTGAGCGTCTGGAAGCCCGAGACCCAGGCGCCGGCGAACGTCCTGCACCTGGTCGAGCACCGTCTCGCCGAGCTCGGGCAGCAGGTCACCGGTCTCGTGCTGCTCGTGCCGCACTACCTGTCCGACACGGAGTTCCCGGACGCAGCGGTCGCCGCCCTGTCCGGCATCTCGGCCGCGACCGGGCTCATCTTCCCGACCGACGCTCTCCGCGAGGAGGGCCGGGAGTTCCTGTCCCGGGTCGATGAGCAGGTCGCCGGCAACGCCGAGCTGCAGCGGCTGGTCGGGGCGCTCGAGCAGCGCCACGACACGTACATGGAGGGCAACCCGGTGGCGTCGCCGCTGACGGGCGCCGACGGTCAGGTGCCGACGGCGGACGCGATCGCCGCCGAGCTCGAACGCTTCCTCGCGGACCGTCGCACGGCCGACGACGACTGA
- a CDS encoding MFS transporter, with the protein MNSRRAFVVWGVAVLAYVLAVVQRSSLGVSGVDAQDRFAVSAAVLSTLAVVQIAVYAGLQIPVGIALDRVGPRRLVLLGALLLTIGQAVVALSPTIGPAIVGRVLVGAGDAMTFISVMRLLPMWFTGSLLPQISQWTGNLGQVGQIVSAFPFALLLHSLGWDAAFGVAAIASAFGLVLAVVFVRAGPVAVRTDTIPIPHSWAAAFSTFGHALRRPGTQLGFWSHYVTQSSGTVFSLLWGVPMLRGLGYSPTEAASFLTVIVVVGFVAGPVLGLLCARFPMRRSNLVLGIVTALGVVWTAVLLWPGQPPTWLLVLLVVAMGVGGPGSLIGFDFARSFNPVGSLGSANGVVNVGGFLAAFVMMFAIGTSLDVLASASGTETFAWQNFRVAMTVQYVVVGFGVVMLLLARRRTRARLHAEDGIRVGPLWVALVARLRKRRVQ; encoded by the coding sequence GTGAACTCCCGCCGCGCCTTCGTCGTCTGGGGCGTCGCCGTCCTGGCGTACGTCCTGGCGGTCGTGCAGCGGTCGTCCCTCGGTGTCTCCGGGGTCGACGCGCAGGACCGTTTCGCCGTGTCCGCCGCCGTGCTGTCGACACTCGCCGTCGTGCAGATCGCCGTGTACGCGGGCCTGCAGATCCCCGTGGGGATCGCGCTCGACCGCGTCGGCCCGCGGCGACTGGTCCTCCTCGGAGCGCTGCTGCTGACCATCGGACAGGCCGTGGTGGCCCTGTCGCCCACCATCGGCCCGGCGATCGTCGGGCGGGTGCTGGTCGGTGCCGGCGACGCGATGACCTTCATCTCGGTGATGCGTCTGCTCCCGATGTGGTTCACCGGGTCCCTGCTGCCGCAGATCTCGCAGTGGACGGGCAACCTCGGGCAGGTCGGCCAGATCGTCTCCGCGTTCCCGTTCGCCCTGCTCCTGCACTCCCTCGGGTGGGACGCGGCGTTCGGTGTCGCGGCGATCGCCAGCGCGTTCGGACTGGTCCTGGCGGTGGTGTTCGTCCGGGCCGGTCCGGTGGCCGTGCGCACCGACACGATCCCGATCCCGCACTCGTGGGCGGCCGCGTTCAGCACGTTCGGCCACGCACTCCGACGCCCGGGCACGCAACTCGGGTTCTGGTCGCACTACGTCACCCAGTCGTCGGGCACCGTGTTCAGCCTGCTCTGGGGTGTGCCGATGCTCCGCGGGCTCGGGTACTCACCGACCGAGGCGGCGAGCTTCCTCACCGTCATCGTGGTCGTCGGGTTCGTCGCGGGACCCGTCCTCGGGCTCCTGTGCGCACGCTTCCCGATGCGGCGCTCCAACCTGGTCCTCGGGATCGTCACGGCGCTCGGTGTCGTGTGGACCGCCGTCCTGCTCTGGCCGGGTCAGCCACCCACGTGGCTCCTCGTCCTGCTGGTGGTGGCGATGGGTGTCGGCGGCCCCGGATCGCTCATCGGGTTCGACTTCGCCCGGTCGTTCAACCCGGTGGGGTCGCTCGGCTCGGCGAACGGCGTGGTCAACGTCGGCGGCTTCCTGGCGGCCTTCGTGATGATGTTCGCGATCGGCACGTCGCTCGACGTGCTGGCGTCCGCCTCGGGGACGGAGACGTTCGCCTGGCAGAACTTCCGCGTGGCGATGACCGTGCAGTACGTCGTGGTCGGGTTCGGCGTCGTCATGCTGCTGCTCGCACGCCGACGCACCCGCGCGCGTCTGCACGCAGAGGACGGAATACGGGTGGGGCCGCTGTGGGTTGCACTCGTTGCACGCTTGCGGAAACGGCGCGTGCAATAA